One segment of Candidatus Cybelea sp. DNA contains the following:
- the scpB gene encoding SMC-Scp complex subunit ScpB: MTSSDLQRQIEALLFVASEALSIPQLAKLLGAEGSEVAAALQQIEADYGNRGIVVREVAGGYRFATSPMAREVVEAYLLPPKSTLSTPAMEALAIVAHVQPVTRGEIEAIRGVNSDSVVSTLLDRGFIAEAGRKDVVGRPMQYKTTPFFLESFGLRSLDDLPELELEPGQPLEFNLGSAPDLVSP, from the coding sequence GTGACGAGCTCGGATCTGCAGCGGCAGATCGAGGCACTGCTCTTCGTTGCGAGCGAAGCGCTTTCGATCCCGCAGCTCGCCAAGCTCCTGGGCGCCGAAGGATCGGAGGTCGCGGCTGCCCTGCAGCAGATCGAGGCCGATTACGGCAACCGCGGCATCGTCGTGCGCGAAGTTGCCGGCGGATACCGCTTCGCGACCTCGCCGATGGCGCGCGAAGTCGTCGAAGCCTATCTCTTGCCGCCGAAGTCGACACTCTCGACGCCGGCAATGGAGGCGCTGGCGATCGTCGCGCACGTTCAGCCGGTGACGCGCGGAGAGATCGAAGCGATTCGCGGGGTCAACTCCGACAGCGTCGTAAGCACGCTGCTCGATCGCGGGTTCATCGCCGAGGCCGGCCGTAAAGACGTCGTTGGGCGTCCGATGCAGTACAAGACGACGCCGTTCTTTCTCGAGTCTTTCGGGTTGCGTTCGCTCGACGATCTGCCCGAGCTCGAGCTCGAGCCGGGGCAGCCGCTCGAGTTCAACCTCGGCTCCGCACCCGACCTCGTATCGCCCTGA
- a CDS encoding cysteine dioxygenase family protein, protein MITLRPLIGDLQERAPRERGPREMARLLSAASDSWTLPRPLVARANAYTRTRVHREGRFEVVLLNWAAGAFSAIHDHGGQHCWMSVLEGSLWVDDFVRLDDGERPGYARIEARESRLLGPGDLDLRSGPFDLHRVGATMGAPAISLHIYAAPLRKYAVYDELSDRCQTVIGTYDDVLSERRPLVPVR, encoded by the coding sequence ATGATCACGCTTCGACCGCTCATCGGCGACCTGCAGGAGCGGGCGCCTCGCGAGCGCGGCCCTCGCGAGATGGCCCGCTTGCTTTCGGCGGCCTCGGATTCCTGGACCCTGCCTCGGCCGCTCGTGGCGCGGGCGAATGCCTACACGCGCACCCGCGTTCATCGAGAGGGCCGCTTCGAGGTCGTGCTGCTCAACTGGGCGGCGGGGGCCTTCTCGGCGATCCACGATCACGGCGGACAGCACTGTTGGATGTCGGTACTCGAAGGAAGCCTCTGGGTCGACGATTTCGTCCGGCTCGATGACGGCGAGAGGCCGGGCTACGCGCGCATCGAAGCCCGCGAGTCGCGCCTGCTCGGGCCTGGCGATCTCGACCTGCGATCCGGGCCCTTCGATCTCCATCGCGTCGGAGCGACCATGGGGGCGCCGGCGATCTCACTGCATATCTACGCGGCGCCGCTGCGCAAGTATGCCGTCTACGACGAACTGTCGGATCGCTGCCAAACCGTAATTGGGACGTACGACGATGTCTTAAGCGAGCGGCGGCCGCTCGTTCCCGTTCGCTAG
- a CDS encoding efflux RND transporter periplasmic adaptor subunit: MDVIRARSRRLPKWPYAVAAGLAALIVVGWAVRGAGSHAGATIERATLVTDVVRRGTLVRSVSAQGTFTPDRVRVVAAAQSGLIDQLFVKPGSAVVPGTVVAQMENPSLDAAARDAQAQLAVARADLESAQQQARTERLTQQGVLDSAQAQMEQSALQAQSLATLHRRGLVADVQYRQAIIASRKDGNDVRIQTAQLGAASADARAKVSAAQARVVQAQAQLDADRAQVAALTVRSATGGIVQSVEVDPGSSVAGNAVIAHVADTSSLKAVLQVAEGDVHAVGVGMRASIDTGNGVFEGRVARVGPAAENGTVATDVTFARPLSRGVRADTNVDGIIYISSIRNAVSIARPAGATEGSMSELFKVVDGGKSAVRVRVHFGRGSSDRIQVLSGLEPGDTVIVSDMSNSIDQTTLNLR; the protein is encoded by the coding sequence GTGGACGTCATTCGCGCGCGCTCGCGGCGTTTGCCGAAGTGGCCCTATGCGGTTGCGGCGGGGCTCGCGGCGCTGATCGTCGTCGGCTGGGCGGTGCGCGGCGCGGGCTCGCACGCCGGCGCGACCATCGAGCGCGCGACGCTCGTCACCGACGTCGTACGCCGAGGCACGCTCGTGCGCTCGGTCAGCGCGCAGGGAACCTTCACGCCCGATCGCGTGCGCGTCGTGGCGGCCGCGCAGAGCGGCCTCATCGATCAGCTCTTCGTCAAGCCGGGCAGCGCGGTTGTGCCCGGTACGGTCGTCGCGCAAATGGAGAATCCGTCGCTCGACGCGGCCGCACGCGACGCGCAGGCGCAGCTGGCGGTGGCAAGGGCAGATCTCGAGAGCGCGCAGCAGCAGGCGCGTACCGAGCGACTGACGCAGCAGGGCGTGCTCGATAGCGCGCAGGCGCAGATGGAGCAGAGCGCGCTGCAGGCGCAGTCGCTCGCAACGCTGCACCGCCGCGGCCTCGTCGCCGACGTGCAGTATCGCCAAGCGATCATCGCCTCGCGCAAGGACGGCAACGACGTGCGCATACAGACCGCGCAGCTCGGTGCCGCTTCGGCCGACGCGCGGGCGAAGGTCTCCGCGGCGCAGGCGCGCGTCGTGCAGGCCCAAGCGCAGCTCGATGCGGATCGAGCGCAAGTGGCCGCGCTTACCGTTCGCTCCGCGACGGGCGGCATCGTGCAGAGCGTCGAGGTCGACCCGGGAAGCAGCGTCGCTGGAAACGCGGTGATCGCACACGTCGCCGATACGAGCTCGCTCAAGGCGGTGCTGCAGGTCGCGGAGGGCGACGTGCACGCCGTAGGCGTCGGCATGCGGGCGAGCATCGACACCGGCAACGGCGTCTTCGAGGGCCGCGTCGCGCGGGTCGGACCGGCGGCCGAGAACGGCACCGTCGCCACCGACGTCACCTTTGCCCGGCCGCTGTCCCGCGGCGTGCGCGCCGACACGAACGTCGACGGAATCATCTACATCTCTTCGATCCGCAACGCCGTCTCGATCGCGCGCCCAGCCGGTGCGACCGAAGGCAGCATGAGCGAGCTTTTCAAGGTCGTCGACGGCGGAAAATCGGCCGTGCGGGTCCGCGTGCACTTCGGACGCGGCTCCTCGGACCGAATCCAGGTGCTCTCCGGGCTCGAACCGGGCGATACCGTCATCGTCTCGGATATGTCGAACTCCATTGATCAAACGACGCTGAACTTACGATAG
- a CDS encoding segregation/condensation protein A has product MSSPAFTVRLEQFDGPLDLLLTLIKENQLDVATVPLASMAEQYLSFVRMMEAGDLEVAAEYLVIAATLIFLKSKALLPPIPQEFVDETAETPEQVEEHLRRRLIAYSKYREFGEQLREYQNEAAAHYYREPGDPAGDLVQRYDINPDRLNRAFLAMLSQARPEKRSIARERISLIASMDYIVKRIKEQGEVRFSQLCEELGMTRDVIVVTFLAILELIRRRRILFEQDGAFDDIRLFARAAA; this is encoded by the coding sequence ATGTCCTCTCCGGCTTTTACCGTCCGCCTCGAGCAGTTCGACGGGCCGCTCGATCTGCTGCTGACGCTGATCAAAGAAAACCAGCTCGACGTTGCGACCGTGCCGTTGGCCAGCATGGCCGAACAGTATCTTTCGTTCGTGCGAATGATGGAGGCGGGCGACCTGGAGGTCGCCGCGGAGTATCTCGTCATTGCCGCCACGTTGATCTTTTTGAAATCGAAGGCGCTGCTGCCGCCGATTCCGCAAGAGTTCGTCGACGAGACCGCCGAGACGCCCGAACAGGTCGAAGAGCACCTGCGGCGCCGTCTGATCGCCTACTCGAAGTATCGCGAGTTCGGCGAGCAGCTTCGCGAGTACCAGAACGAAGCGGCCGCCCACTATTACCGCGAGCCGGGCGACCCGGCCGGCGATCTCGTGCAACGCTACGACATCAACCCCGACCGGCTCAATCGGGCCTTTCTCGCGATGCTTTCGCAGGCGCGCCCCGAGAAGCGTTCGATCGCGCGCGAACGAATCTCGCTCATCGCCTCTATGGACTACATCGTCAAACGCATCAAGGAGCAGGGCGAGGTGCGCTTTTCCCAGCTGTGCGAGGAGCTGGGCATGACGCGCGACGTGATCGTCGTGACGTTCCTCGCGATCCTCGAGCTGATCCGCCGCCGCCGAATCTTATTCGAACAAGATGGCGCGTTCGACGACATCCGCCTCTTCGCTAGGGCCGCCGCGTGA
- a CDS encoding PadR family transcriptional regulator: protein MLNRRQDPAPLLPLATSAFHILLALAEGERHGYSIGKAVEATTGGQISLGPGTLYRQLKQMSNDGWIVEIERNDDDAMRRRYYRLTPWGRKIAQAEAVRLAHLVEVARSRRLLPIGA, encoded by the coding sequence ATGCTCAATCGCCGTCAGGATCCCGCACCGCTCTTACCGTTGGCGACCAGCGCCTTTCACATTCTGCTCGCGCTGGCCGAAGGCGAACGCCACGGTTACAGCATCGGTAAGGCCGTCGAGGCCACGACCGGCGGGCAGATCAGCCTCGGGCCCGGCACGCTCTACCGGCAGCTCAAGCAGATGTCCAACGACGGCTGGATCGTCGAAATCGAACGCAACGACGACGACGCGATGCGGCGCCGTTACTATCGCTTGACGCCCTGGGGACGCAAGATCGCCCAAGCCGAAGCGGTGCGGTTGGCTCACCTCGTCGAGGTGGCGCGTTCGCGCCGCTTACTTCCCATAGGCGCGTAG
- a CDS encoding FAD/NAD(P)-binding protein: MLRQSVAEVSDVAIIGGGFCGAAVAAHLAHHAPAGFSLALFEPGEAGRGAAYGTAHGEHLLNTRARMMSLFPARPDHFVRWLGPRAQPEDFVSRRLYGEYAGECARRAFERPGFAQVPERVARVTREQDDTFTLETNGGTRCVARAVVLATGNPQPLDSFFPLEMRLHPGFVSDPWRFDYRRVGGHVLVIGSGLTALDVLVALEAGGHRGKVDVVSRRGRYPEVHAEVAAYDVIPALETHDARALLRSFRHHIKDAARRGFDWRAVVEAVRPEAEAIWKRVPTTEQRRFEKHLRAHWERYRHRAPQQVDAVRERYRRSGRLETHAGRVAGMHDGVVTIAQRNGGVTELRPDWIVNCTGFGGAAALAKDPLIAGMLEAGLISASPGGLGLDASSRLAALGATHLPTAGLWLVGPPVRGSRFEATAVPELRSMAELVAYQVLAAHPGRMQPLLVGNAVTQGQW; encoded by the coding sequence GTGCTCCGACAATCCGTAGCGGAAGTTTCCGATGTCGCTATAATCGGCGGCGGGTTCTGCGGTGCAGCCGTCGCCGCCCATCTTGCCCACCACGCTCCGGCCGGCTTTTCGCTCGCGCTCTTTGAGCCGGGAGAGGCCGGCCGGGGCGCCGCCTACGGAACGGCGCACGGCGAGCATCTCTTGAACACCCGCGCGCGGATGATGAGCCTGTTCCCGGCGCGTCCCGATCACTTCGTACGCTGGCTCGGACCGCGGGCGCAGCCCGAGGACTTCGTTTCACGCCGGCTTTACGGTGAGTACGCCGGCGAGTGCGCCCGTCGCGCCTTCGAGCGCCCGGGATTCGCGCAGGTTCCCGAGCGCGTCGCGCGCGTCACGCGCGAGCAAGATGATACGTTTACCCTAGAAACGAACGGCGGAACGCGCTGCGTCGCGCGGGCGGTCGTGCTCGCGACCGGAAATCCGCAGCCGCTCGACTCGTTCTTTCCGCTCGAGATGCGACTGCATCCCGGATTCGTCTCCGATCCGTGGCGCTTCGACTACCGTCGCGTTGGCGGCCACGTCCTCGTCATCGGTTCCGGACTCACGGCGCTCGACGTGCTCGTCGCTCTCGAGGCCGGCGGACATCGCGGCAAGGTCGACGTCGTCTCGCGTCGCGGACGCTATCCCGAAGTCCACGCCGAGGTTGCTGCCTACGATGTGATACCCGCGCTCGAAACGCACGACGCGCGCGCGCTCCTGCGCAGTTTTCGCCACCACATCAAGGACGCGGCGCGGCGAGGATTCGACTGGCGCGCGGTCGTTGAGGCGGTTCGCCCCGAGGCCGAGGCGATCTGGAAACGCGTCCCAACCACGGAGCAGCGCCGCTTCGAGAAGCATCTGCGCGCCCACTGGGAACGCTACCGGCATCGCGCGCCCCAGCAGGTCGACGCGGTGCGCGAGCGCTACCGCCGCTCCGGCCGGCTCGAGACTCACGCGGGGCGCGTCGCCGGGATGCACGATGGCGTCGTGACGATCGCCCAGCGCAACGGAGGCGTGACCGAACTCAGACCCGATTGGATCGTCAACTGCACCGGCTTCGGCGGCGCGGCGGCGCTCGCTAAGGATCCCCTGATCGCCGGGATGCTCGAAGCGGGATTGATCTCCGCCTCGCCCGGCGGCCTCGGGCTCGACGCGAGCTCGCGGCTCGCGGCTCTGGGCGCAACCCACCTCCCTACTGCGGGCCTGTGGTTGGTTGGGCCGCCGGTGCGCGGTTCGCGCTTTGAAGCCACCGCCGTGCCGGAACTCCGCTCGATGGCCGAGTTGGTCGCCTATCAGGTTCTGGCTGCTCATCCGGGCCGGATGCAGCCGCTGCTCGTCGGCAACGCGGTCACGCAAGGACAGTGGTAA
- a CDS encoding PadR family transcriptional regulator gives MSSSSDINDLLPLSPRAFYVLLSLAREETHGYAIAKTVANLTGGSVRLTPGTLYPIIRQMLVDAWIVELPEDGVDSRRRRYRLSARGRRIARAEAARLDDLVRMARDLELLPGRAT, from the coding sequence GTGTCCTCATCAAGCGATATCAACGATCTTCTTCCGTTGAGCCCGCGCGCGTTCTACGTGCTGCTCTCGCTGGCACGCGAAGAGACGCACGGCTACGCGATCGCAAAGACGGTCGCGAATCTCACCGGCGGGTCCGTCCGCTTGACCCCCGGCACGCTCTATCCGATCATCCGGCAGATGCTCGTCGACGCTTGGATCGTCGAACTTCCCGAGGACGGAGTCGACTCGCGGCGCAGGCGCTACCGGCTCTCGGCGCGCGGTAGGCGCATCGCCCGCGCGGAGGCGGCGCGTCTAGACGACCTCGTGCGCATGGCGCGCGATCTGGAGCTGCTCCCCGGGCGCGCGACGTGA
- a CDS encoding NUDIX hydrolase, with the protein MRIKYEVSAGGLLLRRRDSTYDALLIGRGAPPRVWTLPKGHVEARETTEQAALREVREETGCWGEIITRLSEIAYWFYVGKAKHRKAVTFFLMRYRTGDPANHDHEVDDARWFDVAQARKTLKYINEKRLVDLALEYLAENPGAFGEPAIEEEARSLSS; encoded by the coding sequence ATGCGGATCAAATACGAGGTGTCGGCGGGCGGATTGCTGCTGCGCCGGCGCGATTCGACCTACGACGCGCTACTGATCGGGCGCGGCGCACCGCCGCGCGTTTGGACGTTGCCCAAAGGTCATGTCGAAGCTCGTGAGACGACCGAACAAGCGGCTCTGCGCGAAGTGCGCGAAGAGACGGGCTGCTGGGGCGAGATCATCACGCGCCTCTCCGAGATCGCGTACTGGTTTTACGTCGGCAAGGCCAAGCACCGCAAGGCGGTCACGTTCTTTTTGATGCGCTACCGAACAGGCGATCCGGCCAATCACGATCACGAGGTGGACGACGCCCGCTGGTTCGACGTCGCGCAGGCTCGCAAGACCCTGAAATACATCAACGAAAAACGCCTCGTGGATCTTGCGCTCGAGTATCTGGCCGAAAACCCCGGCGCTTTCGGCGAGCCGGCGATCGAAGAAGAAGCCCGCTCCCTGTCATCCTAA
- a CDS encoding TolC family protein, giving the protein MFFLFAAQVTLAQAISVAAARSPALRIATDTYRQTGAAVALSNTPYQPNVTGTLSAVAGSSAPTAQSPSEDLAGVGLVQLVFDGGHVLAQIRTAQATQSAGSGTLARSAQQIAFNVAQTYYNALETRAAVKLALRIVAQDRAQENLIRAQIDAGVASRVDLATAQIPTAQALVQVARTRGQDVAALAAFDNTMGLHANADVEPAQDSAGETSTSQIPNEPATYDAAVEHAMSVRPDYQSAQRALVAANQTLRAAKTLDSPQVGVVANAGVANLPGSGLGTLPNNFVGATITLPFYDQGVRNAQSESASIGVDLQEATLSQTELGIESDVRQALGTLTGARDALVQAESELRTAQEVLVDAQVQYRAGITNLALLLNAQSGLTQAETDRLTAVYALRQAEESYLFALGDLRLP; this is encoded by the coding sequence GTGTTCTTCCTGTTCGCGGCACAAGTGACGCTCGCACAGGCTATTTCCGTGGCTGCGGCGCGCTCGCCGGCACTGCGTATCGCGACCGATACCTATCGGCAGACGGGCGCCGCCGTCGCGCTGAGCAACACGCCGTATCAACCCAACGTGACCGGCACGCTCTCTGCGGTGGCGGGCTCGAGCGCGCCAACGGCGCAGTCACCGAGTGAGGATCTCGCCGGCGTCGGGCTCGTGCAGCTCGTTTTTGACGGCGGTCACGTGCTCGCGCAGATTCGCACGGCGCAAGCCACGCAGTCGGCGGGCTCGGGAACGCTCGCACGTTCGGCGCAGCAGATTGCCTTCAACGTCGCACAGACGTACTACAACGCACTCGAAACGCGCGCTGCGGTAAAGCTCGCGCTGCGGATCGTCGCGCAGGACCGCGCGCAGGAGAATCTGATCCGCGCGCAGATCGACGCCGGCGTCGCCTCGCGGGTCGATCTCGCTACCGCGCAAATTCCGACGGCGCAAGCGCTCGTGCAGGTCGCGCGGACGCGCGGGCAGGACGTCGCGGCGCTCGCGGCGTTCGACAACACGATGGGCCTGCACGCGAATGCAGACGTCGAACCCGCCCAGGATTCGGCCGGCGAGACGAGCACGTCGCAGATTCCCAACGAGCCGGCGACGTACGATGCTGCAGTAGAGCACGCGATGAGCGTTCGACCGGATTACCAGAGCGCGCAACGCGCTCTGGTGGCGGCCAACCAGACGTTGCGCGCCGCGAAAACGCTCGACTCGCCGCAGGTCGGCGTTGTCGCGAACGCCGGCGTCGCGAACCTTCCGGGGAGCGGCCTCGGCACGCTGCCGAACAACTTCGTCGGCGCAACGATAACGCTGCCGTTTTACGATCAAGGCGTGCGCAACGCGCAGAGCGAGTCGGCATCGATCGGGGTCGACCTGCAAGAGGCGACGCTGTCGCAGACCGAACTTGGCATCGAGTCCGACGTTCGCCAGGCGCTGGGCACGCTGACCGGCGCGCGCGACGCGCTCGTGCAAGCCGAGTCGGAACTGCGCACCGCGCAGGAAGTACTCGTCGACGCCCAGGTGCAATATCGAGCCGGCATCACCAATCTGGCGCTGCTGCTCAACGCGCAGAGCGGGCTTACCCAGGCCGAGACCGATCGCCTCACGGCGGTCTACGCGCTGCGCCAGGCGGAAGAGTCGTATCTCTTCGCCCTCGGCGACCTGAGGTTGCCCTAA
- a CDS encoding deoxyribonuclease IV, whose amino-acid sequence MRVGMHVHIATGYVKAVEHAKALGASAMQVFSSNPRTYRTSTIDVEALDAFAQLRRENGLDPCAIHTPYLINLASPDPKISQGSLRLLQHDLEVAARGGMRFVNTHLGSYGSRDRREGFSAICRALETALATIEPGVYLVLENSAGAGSLAGGTLDELGGFVKTIGHRQLGVCLDTAHAWASGYEIDSKAGVDRFIEEAESKIGIDRLLMFHFNDTQVPLGASRDRHYHIGEGNIGFEGFRALLAHPELREKTAILETPGDDSDDLRNMQTIRVMLKGIEASAEVS is encoded by the coding sequence ATGCGCGTCGGCATGCACGTCCACATCGCGACGGGATACGTGAAGGCGGTCGAGCACGCGAAGGCGCTCGGCGCGAGCGCGATGCAAGTCTTCTCGTCGAACCCGCGCACCTATCGCACGAGCACGATCGACGTCGAGGCACTCGACGCGTTCGCCCAGCTACGCCGCGAGAACGGCCTCGATCCGTGCGCGATCCACACGCCGTACCTCATCAATCTCGCGAGCCCGGATCCGAAGATCTCGCAAGGTTCCCTGCGGCTGCTGCAGCACGATCTGGAAGTTGCCGCGCGCGGCGGGATGCGTTTCGTCAACACGCATCTCGGATCGTACGGCAGTCGCGATCGGCGGGAAGGCTTTTCGGCGATCTGCCGCGCGCTCGAAACGGCGCTCGCGACGATCGAGCCGGGCGTCTATCTCGTGTTGGAGAACTCCGCCGGCGCGGGCAGCCTCGCGGGCGGGACGCTCGACGAGCTCGGCGGGTTCGTGAAGACGATCGGCCATCGGCAGCTCGGCGTCTGCCTCGATACGGCGCATGCTTGGGCCTCCGGCTACGAGATCGACTCGAAGGCGGGCGTCGACCGTTTTATCGAGGAGGCCGAGAGCAAGATCGGCATCGACCGGCTTCTGATGTTCCATTTCAACGATACGCAAGTGCCGCTGGGCGCGAGCCGCGACCGCCACTATCACATCGGCGAAGGGAATATCGGCTTCGAGGGTTTTCGCGCGCTGCTCGCCCACCCGGAGCTTCGCGAGAAGACGGCGATCCTCGAGACGCCTGGCGACGATAGCGACGACCTGCGCAACATGCAAACGATCCGCGTCATGCTCAAGGGGATCGAAGCTTCTGCCGAGGTTTCCTAA
- a CDS encoding ABC transporter ATP-binding protein, with product MLVELENLGRSYFTEEVETRALRDINLTIERGEYVAIEGPSGCGKSTLLSIIGLLDTPTAGHYRLNGRSVEQLGTDERAAIRNREIGFIFQSFNLIGDLSVAENVELPLVYRGMTRGERRLRVAEVLERVHAGHRAKHYPAHLSGGEQQRVAVARALAVDPSILLADEPTGNLDTKNGEAVMELLRELHDGGSTIVMVTHDARFARHAKRTVGLLDGQLVDVPVASAAM from the coding sequence ATGCTGGTTGAACTCGAGAATCTGGGCCGCAGCTATTTTACCGAAGAGGTCGAAACGCGCGCCCTGCGCGACATCAACCTCACGATCGAGCGCGGCGAGTACGTCGCGATTGAAGGTCCGTCGGGATGCGGCAAGTCGACGCTCCTTTCGATCATCGGCCTGCTCGATACGCCGACGGCGGGGCACTACCGGCTCAACGGCCGCAGCGTCGAACAGCTCGGCACCGACGAGCGCGCCGCCATCCGCAACCGCGAGATCGGCTTCATCTTTCAGAGCTTCAACTTGATCGGCGATCTCAGTGTCGCCGAGAACGTCGAGCTGCCGCTGGTCTACCGCGGCATGACGCGCGGCGAGCGCCGGCTGCGCGTTGCCGAAGTGCTCGAGCGCGTGCATGCCGGCCATCGGGCGAAGCACTACCCCGCGCACCTCTCCGGCGGCGAGCAGCAGCGCGTCGCGGTCGCACGCGCGCTCGCCGTCGATCCTTCGATCCTTCTGGCCGACGAGCCGACTGGAAATCTCGACACGAAAAACGGTGAGGCCGTGATGGAGCTGCTGCGCGAGCTGCACGACGGCGGCTCGACGATCGTGATGGTCACCCACGACGCACGCTTTGCCCGCCACGCGAAACGCACGGTCGGATTGCTCGACGGCCAGCTCGTCGACGTGCCCGTCGCCTCCGCGGCGATGTAG